From a single Piliocolobus tephrosceles isolate RC106 chromosome 21, ASM277652v3, whole genome shotgun sequence genomic region:
- the ZNF784 gene encoding zinc finger protein 784 yields the protein MAAARPEPRSPSAPNPESRSQEPLDLVLVPDDCRPGTPPSDLIEIQVVKVTDTTLVPEPPEPGSFHCALCPAAFRLVSELLFHEHGHLAGAEGGGPGGDRSRCHVCGHSCPGPASLRAHYSLHTGERPYRCALCPRAFKALAPLLRHQHRHGVEPGTSRRPPDAAAVAEQRPGVAPERAEVVMAAAAAGAAVGKPFACRFCAKPFRRSSDMRDHERVHTGERPYHCGICGKGFTQSSVLSGHARIHTGERPFRCTLCDRTFNNSSNFRKHQRTHFHGPGPGLGDSGGQLGSSAAQGSGSRCGAGDPAEEGRGETAKVKVEADQ from the exons ATGGCCGCTGCGCGCCCGGAGCCCCGGAGTCCGAGCGCACCGAACCCGGAGTCGCGATCCCAGGAGCCACTGGACCTG GTCCTGGTGCCTGATGACTGCCGGCCCGGCACACCCCCGAGTGACCTCATCGAGATCCAGGTGGTGAAGGTGACAGACACCACACTGGTCCCTGAGCCCCCAGAGCCAGGTTCTTTCCACTGTGCCTTGTGCCCTGCTGCCTTCCGGCTGGTTTCCGAGCTGCTGTTCCACGAACATGGCCACCTGGCCGGGGCCGAGGGAGGCGGGCCTGGTGGGGACCGGAGCCGGTGCCACGTGTGTGGCCACAGCTGCCCGGGCCCCGCCAGCCTGCGCGCGCACTACAGCTTGCACACGGGGGAGCGGCCCTACCGCTGCGCGCTCTGCCCCCGCGCCTTCAAGGCCTTGGCGCCCCTGCTCCGGCACCAGCACCGACACGGGGTGGAGCCGGGCACCTCTCGGAGGCCTCCGGACGCAGCGGCCGTTGCAGAACAGAGGCCCGGGGTAGCCCCGGAAAGGGCGGAGGTGGtgatggcggcggcggcggcgggcgcaGCGGTGGGGAAGCCTTTTGCCTGCAGGTTCTGCGCCAAGCCCTTCCGCCGCTCCTCAGACATGCGAGACCACGAGCGCGTGCACACTGGTGAGCGGCCGTACCATTGCGGCATCTGCGGCAAGGGCTTCACCCAGTCCTCGGTGCTTAGCGGCCACGCCCGCATCCACACGGGCGAGCGCCCGTTCCGCTGCACGCTCTGCGACCGCACCTTCAATAACTCCTCCAACTTCCGCAAGCACCAGCGCACCCACTTCCAcgggccggggccggggctggGAGACTCTGGAGGCCAGCTGGGCTCGTCGGCGGCTCAGGGGTCGGGGAGCCGGTGTGGGGCAGGGGACCCTGCGGAGGAGGGGCGGGGGGAGACCGCGAAGGTGAAGGTGGAGGCCGACCAGTAG